ACGCCAGTCGACTCGGGGGGCTGGATGTGGTGGCAGGACCCGTGTTGTCAGAACCACTCGCAGAGTCCTGCCACAGACCGATCAAAGGCGGAGCTGCTTGAGAGCCGGATTGTGAGGCTGTCCAAGACGTTGTCCGAGTAGCTGTGTGAGTCGATGCCGTTGGAGGCTCGACCGAGCCATTGATGAGCTCGAATTGAACCATCGTGCTTTTGAGACCGAGACGCTTGCGCAGCTCCCTCCCCGTTAGCAGCAAAGAGCCTCGTGGACCCTGCACACGCGCCGAACGCACCCGACCCGTCGAGCTTTTCTTGAGCACCTGCAAGCGCTTGACACCTCCAGTTTCACGGAAGAGATCGCGCAGCTGATCGTCATCAAACCGTTTGTTCCAGCGATGCACCGGACTGTGTTGATCGTGATCCGCAACGCTGACCAGATAGGGAAGTTGACTGCGCCAAACCTCACCACTGGGTTCCGTTGCACCACCAGAGCTGCTGTGAAACACAGCGTTAATCAGCCGGCCGGCATGGACTAAAACCAACGAGCGAGTGCTTTCCACGGCTTCGATTGTGCTGGGGGTTTCGGATTCAACCCCGCGGTAAACCTGGCTAGAGACGGTGGCCTTGACATCAAAGTCTCCTGTCTTCCCGCGCTGCCTGAGGGCATAGGTGCGCGCCGCAACCGCCTGCGCTTGCAAGGCCGGCAGTGGCCAACGATGGGGCATTTCACTCCCCACAACACTGGCTAAATAGGTCTCAATCCCAATGTGATTCACCACCTGCACCTGGCCGCCACGCACTAAAAACTGCAACCGGCCGCGATAACGGCGAGAGCCGAGCCAAATGCCGCGGGGGTCATTGCTTTGCACCTCGATCGCAGAGCCAGCTGACAGGGAGCGAGCCGAGCCGTCACTCATCTGACCACTGATCTTGAGGCGCCCGGATCTCAGACTGACCTCCATCGAGCGCATGCGTTGATCGCCGCGGCCCAGACCTCGCACCAAGAAAGGCTGATCTGCATCAGCGCGCAGACGCACCACCGAGGCTTGTGACAGCAGCACTCGCATCGACGGCTCCTGTGCCGCCTGCACAACCCGCTGCTCGAAGCTGACCGCCATCACAGCAATCGGCATGGCCAAGGCAGCAGTCAGCACAGAAAAAAACGCTGACGTACGTGTGAGCACTGCAAGCTGAAACCAGGCAGCTCAGTGTGACCTGATGATTCGGAAGCGGCTAGGTCCCCGTGGCAGATTTGATGGCTCAGCGCGTTAAAACGTGCAGGTCACCTTTCTTGGAACCAGTTCAGGCGTGCCCACCCGGGGTCGCAATGTTTCGTCTGTGGCACTGCGTTTGCCGCAGAGATCGGAGCTGTGGTTGTTCGATTGCGGAGAGGGAACCCAACATCAATTTTTGCGCTGCGATTTGCGCCTCTCCCAACTGAGGAGAGTGTTCATCACCCACATGCATGGCGACCATGTCTTCGGACTGCCTGGGCTGCTGGCAAGTTTGGGGCTGGGCGGCACAAGCAATGGGGTGGATCTCTACGGCCCTGATCCTTTGGATGCGTATCTCCAAGGGGTTCTGCGCACGAGTTCAACCCGCATCGGCTATCCGCTGGCGATCCATCGCGTGCGCGAAGCGGCTGAACAACACACCGTTGTGTTTGAAGACGACGATCTGATCGTGACCGCGGCCCCCCTCAACCATCGCGTTCCGGCCTACGCCTATCGAGCCGAACAAAAGCCAAGAGCAGGACGTTTTGACATCGACAAAGCGAGAGAGCTCCAAATCCCGCCAGGGCCTGTGTACGCCGCCCTAAAGCGCGGTGAGTCGGTCACGCTGGAGGACGGTCGAACCATCGATGGCCGGACCTTATGCGGGCCAGAACAACCGGGTGTGAGCGTTGTGTATTGCACCGACACCGTCTTCTGCGAAGCAGCGGTGCAGTTGGCTCAGGGAGCCGACCTGCTGATCCATGAATCAACCTTCTCCCACGCCGAAGCCGATATGGCTTTCAAAAGACAACACTCCACCAGCACCATGGCGGCACAGACCGCTGCTGAAGCCGGCGTCAAGCAGTTAGCGCTGACCCACCTCAGCCCGCGCTATGCCCCTGGAAACGCAGTCACCGCAGACGATTTGGTGGCAGAAGCCAGGGCCATTTTTCCGAACACGATTTTGGCCAAGGATTTCCTCAATGTGGACGTCCATCCCTCTTAATCCGTGGGCGCGCGCTGCAACAGTTCGTGATCACTAGACCCTTAAGGGGCTCATCCGCATCCCACCCCGTGATACAAGGACTTGGTGCGCTGTCTACGTCAGTCTCTGACATCTTTCATGGCCTCTTTTTTCTCCACATTGCGTCGATCCTTGAATCGACTGTTGATCGCCCTGCCAGTGCTGCTTGGACTGTTGATCAGCGCCCCCGCCCAGGCCGCCCAGTGGGATGCCGAGATTCTCACGGTGCCAGCTGACGGCGATGGCGCCCTGGTCACCTTCAGTGAGCAAGAAATCAAGACAGGGCGGAAGGTGTTCAACGTCAGCTGCGGCACCTGCCACGCCGGCGGCATCACCAAAACCAACCAGAATGTGGGCCTGGATACTGAAACGCTTGCGCTGGCCACTCCAGCCCGTGACAACGTCGCGTCTCTCGTGGATTACCTCCAAGACCCCACGTCCTACGACG
This portion of the Synechococcus sp. ROS8604 genome encodes:
- a CDS encoding ribonuclease Z; the encoded protein is MQVTFLGTSSGVPTRGRNVSSVALRLPQRSELWLFDCGEGTQHQFLRCDLRLSQLRRVFITHMHGDHVFGLPGLLASLGLGGTSNGVDLYGPDPLDAYLQGVLRTSSTRIGYPLAIHRVREAAEQHTVVFEDDDLIVTAAPLNHRVPAYAYRAEQKPRAGRFDIDKARELQIPPGPVYAALKRGESVTLEDGRTIDGRTLCGPEQPGVSVVYCTDTVFCEAAVQLAQGADLLIHESTFSHAEADMAFKRQHSTSTMAAQTAAEAGVKQLALTHLSPRYAPGNAVTADDLVAEARAIFPNTILAKDFLNVDVHPS
- the psbV gene encoding photosystem II cytochrome c-550, with the translated sequence MASFFSTLRRSLNRLLIALPVLLGLLISAPAQAAQWDAEILTVPADGDGALVTFSEQEIKTGRKVFNVSCGTCHAGGITKTNQNVGLDTETLALATPARDNVASLVDYLQDPTSYDGEYSIADLHPSMRSRDLYPAMRDLTDEDLRLMSGYILVAPKVLGVEWGGGKIYF
- a CDS encoding SpoIID/LytB domain-containing protein, with protein sequence MPIAVMAVSFEQRVVQAAQEPSMRVLLSQASVVRLRADADQPFLVRGLGRGDQRMRSMEVSLRSGRLKISGQMSDGSARSLSAGSAIEVQSNDPRGIWLGSRRYRGRLQFLVRGGQVQVVNHIGIETYLASVVGSEMPHRWPLPALQAQAVAARTYALRQRGKTGDFDVKATVSSQVYRGVESETPSTIEAVESTRSLVLVHAGRLINAVFHSSSGGATEPSGEVWRSQLPYLVSVADHDQHSPVHRWNKRFDDDQLRDLFRETGGVKRLQVLKKSSTGRVRSARVQGPRGSLLLTGRELRKRLGLKSTMVQFELINGSVEPPTASTHTATRTTSWTASQSGSQAAPPLIGLWQDSASGSDNTGPATTSSPPSRLASLLPPPLPPPLPQRNPSAFNRPRLDVREGELVLEARGQGFGHGVGMSQWGAHGLALQGADFRQILLHYYRGAEIRPYRSSDDPAVALRLRSESAWWG